In a genomic window of Babylonia areolata isolate BAREFJ2019XMU chromosome 3, ASM4173473v1, whole genome shotgun sequence:
- the LOC143280342 gene encoding uncharacterized protein LOC143280342, translating into MDGEQDPATDAADLYIRIPSDLFGHKQCRQAPTVLLPMMQSGRSAGVYPPARPLHHHPQPWALQKSEGGGGTKRDPCCPKGGQRPVHLGSNPGAASPCPQQGCCHPGPPPPPPPPPPPPSPPLSADVWHQQVSVTRSASHGSLLPKRGGVKKGMQADEVLDEEKAAGRGNRGSRGGGKDPDSDGGGGGDDLDHNLDLDEFIDLVARANNVPQTDSAGSPLLLPQLRTSPCAIHHRQLAPDRRDLDLLYNTSCHGGKVARGQGVAGGQAQLSDSDLASPRLFRCSHSDYTPRGGGGGGGGVVGVATDQSWGGGGGERGWKEGRGWWGKRGGKDSVAAATGSPPLPSYPLSQPRGGRHNHNHQHQHHHQQYPCQPPKVMMTTRLPSELPPNDVVRTWLQHGSVPQGNSHFPDITQTQTQTQMQTQTQQQQQQQPPANRLAARRHPINQSAVSE; encoded by the exons atggACGGGGAACAAGACCCTGCCACAGATGCCGCCGACCTCTACATTCGGATCCCTTCGGACCTGTTCGGCCACAAACAATGTCGCCAGGCACCCACGGTCCTCCTCCCCATGATGCAGAGCGGCAGGTCGGCTGGAGTGTACCCCCCGgcccgccccctccaccaccacccccagccctggGCCCTGCAgaagagtgaaggaggaggaggaacgaaaAGGGACCCGTGTTGCCCCAAGGGTGGGCAGCGTCCGGTACATCTGGGCTCGAACCCCGGTGCCGCGAGTCCGTGTCCCCAGCAGGGCTGTTGTCACCccgggcctcctcctcctcctccccctccccctcctcctccttctcctcctctttcagcGGATGTCTGGCATCAGCAGGTCTCTGTGACCAGGTCTGCGAGTCACGGTTCCCTTCTGCCGAAGCGCGGTGGTGTGAAAAA AGGAATGCAGGCGGACGAAGTCCTGGACGAGGAAAAAGCAGCCGGGAGGGGGAATcgaggaagcagaggaggaggaaaggaccCTGACAgcgacggcggcggcggcggtgacGACCTTGACCATAACCTTGACCTGGACGAGTTCATCGACCTGGTGGCGCGCGCCAACAACGTGCCCCAGACAGATTCCGCgggctcccccctcctcctgccccagcTGAGGACCTCGCCCTGCGCCATCCACCACCGACAGCTGGCCCCCGACCGCCGCGACCTTGACCTCCTCTACAACACCAGCTGCCACGGGGGCAAGGTCGCCAGGGGTCAGGGGGTCGCGGGCGGTCAGGCTCAACTGTCGGACTCGGACCTCGCCTCCCCCAGACTGTTCCGATGCAGCCACAGTGACTATACCcccaggggaggaggaggaggaggaggaggggtcgtgGGGGTCGCCACAGACCAgtcgtgggggggtggaggaggagagagggggtggaaagaagggagagggtggtgggggaagaggggaggcaaAGACAGTGTGGCAGCTGCGACTGGCAGTCCCCCTCTCCCGTCCTACCCCCTATCCCAGCCGCGAGGCGGgcgccacaaccacaaccaccaacaccagcaccaccaccagcaatacCCGTGCCAGCCTCCCAAGGTGATGATGACCACGAGGCTTCCCTCGGAGCTGCCGCCCAACGACGTGGTCCGCACCTGGCTCCAGCACGGCTCGGTGCCACAGGGCAACAGCCACTTCCCTGACATCACGCAGACCCAAACCCAGACGCAGATGCAGACGcagacgcagcagcagcagcagcagcagccgcccgCCAATCGCCTTGCCGCACGGAGACACCCCATCAACCAATCagcggtgagtgagtga